Genomic segment of Streptosporangium sp. NBC_01755:
CGGAGCATCCCGCAGTCTTCGGCGAACATGACCCAGACGGTCTGGAGGACGAACGCGCCGATCTTCTCCCGTGAGGCCGCCTGCCGGGACACCATGCTCTGGTAAAGCTTCGCCATGGTGGTGGCGGCCTGGGTGGTCAGGCTCCGGTCGGCGATGTCGAAGATCGGCTCTTCGCTAGGACCGGCGAGGAACAGCAGGGTTTCGTACTTGTCGGGAAGCTCGTCGAGCGACAGGACCGCCCGAGGAGCCTTCGGATAGCGCCCAGGCTCCCATACCTCGAAGCGGTGGAAGGCGCAGAGGACCACGTAGGGTGGCGCCGGGCGGTTGGTGTCGGAGTCGGACGACTCCCGCCAGTAGGTCAGGGCCTGTGGGCGGTGCTGGTCGAGACGGCCGGCCTGTCCAGGAGCCTTCATCTCGATGATGCAGACGTCGCGCCAGTAGAGGTCCATGAAGCCCTGCGAGGACTGGTTGTCCTCAAGCGTGGCGCCGACCGCTCTGCGATCGCTGCCGTAGCAGGCGAAGAGATCGTTCAGAAAGGTCTGGGCCTCCGACCGCTCGGTGCCCTGGAAGTCCTTCCAGCGAGAGACGAAGTCCCGTAGGGCGGACTGGATCTCTTCACCACTGCGCAACGCCGCCTCCTGGCATCAGAACATCCGCTGCTGGTCGCCCCCGAAGTAGGTGGACTGGAACAGCTCCTTGCGGATCGCTTCCAATCTGTTGATCGCCGTGTCGAGTGCGACCACCAGGTTGGGATTGTCTACCGTGCGACTGACATTCTTGCGCGCCGCGTCCGCACGCCGGATGGCATCTTCGATTCCCGATATGGTCCCGGAGATCTCGCCCATCGCCTGCTCGTCGGCGTACTGCGCCGGGGATCGTACGTCGGCGGAGTTGTCGATCAATGGCCTCAGTTCGGGCGGCTGCTTCACGGTCTTCCCCCTCATGCTTGTCGAGCGGTTTCACCATATCTGGGAACCTCGGCTCACTTCGCGCACACGACCCTCATGTTCCCCCAAGGCGACCACCCGCCCCGGACCGGATCACTGTTGCCGCGCGGCCCGTCCGAGGTGAGTGTGACCACGGTCGACGACCTCGACGAGGGGCGGTCCGCTCTACGTGCTGCGCGACTCCAGGAACCCGGACGGCCCGAAGCTGTTCTTCACCCGCTCGGAGTGGGACGCCTTCGTCGGCGGCGTGAAGCTCGGCGAGTTCGACAACTGACGGAGTCAGGCCTGAAGACCCCCGTCCGGGACGGGGGTCTTTTCGTTCGGCGGTCCATGGCGGCCGGTCCCGGCCCGGTCTTTCCGGTCCGGGTGGCCGGGCCTGTACTTCTTCCTCACCGACTTCTTCGGCGACGTGGCCGATGTCCGCATGGAGGCCAATCTGGCCTTCCGGGTCTGTGTGTCCGGGTCCTGCCTGGCTCCTCCAGTGCGATTCTTTTCCCTGGCCTTGAAGGGGGAGACGCTCCCGCGACCCGTGCCTCCGGAATCCGGATATCCCGCTCTGACCTGGGCAAATGTCCGATCGGTCGTGAAAGCCGGGCCTGAGGGGGCCGGCCATGCGCGTGAGATCGACCGCGTGTTTTTTGAAAACACAATATTCCCCAAAAGTATTCTTATACTAAATTGGGGGTGTTTTTATGAGCTTGTGTGGATATGGCGAATATTGTGATTATTGGTGGATTCGGAGGATTGACATGAGGAGGGCTTATGAACTTCAACATGATCTTTCCTGGGGCGGGCCGGGCCGAATGCTGTCGCTGGAGGCGCCGCTGGCGTCGCCGCCGCTGGCGCAGGCGTTACTGGGACTGGTGGTGGTGAGCGCGGCACGGTGCGGAGCGGCGAGGTTCCCGGACGGTCGACGAGGTTCCCGGACGGTCAACGCGCATTCGAACGGGTTCCCGGCACATGCCGGGAACCCGTCGCCGTGTTCGGAGACGGTTCGCGCCGTACTCCCACTCTGAGGATCCTCCCGGTGACCGACGCAAGGGCGGAGGAACAGTGCGGTCAGGGGCGGCCGAGTGCGCGGTAGTGCCAGCCTGAGGCTCGCCAGGTTTCGGCGTCGAGGGCGTTGCGGCCGTCGACGATCTTGCGGGAGGCCACGACGGAGCCCAGCTCCTCGGGATCCATGGTGATGAACTCCTGCCACTCGGTCAGCAGCAGCACCACGTGGGCGTCCCTGGCCGCCTCCAGGGCGGAGATGCCGTAGGAGAGCCCGGGGTGGGCCCGGCGGGCGTTCTCCTGAGCGACGGGGTCGTAGACGGTGACCCGGCCGCCCTGCTCGCTGATCTTGACGGCGACATCCAGGGCGGGGGAGTCGCGGATGTCGTCGGAGTTGGGCTTGAACGCGGCGCCGAGCACGGCGACGGTGCAGTTGCGGAAGGAGCCTCCGGCCAGCTCGCGGGCCAGGTCGACCATGCGGGCCCGGCGGCGCATGTTGATCGCGTCCACCTCGCGCAGGAAGGTCAGCGCCTGGTCGGCGCCGAGTTCTCCGGCGCGGGCCATGAAGGCGCGGATGTCCTTGGGCAGGCAGCCGCCGCCGAAGCCGAGCCCGGGGTTGAGGAACTTGCCGCCGATGCGGTCGTCGAAGGAGAGCGCCAGGGAGAGCTGCTTGACGTCGGCGTGCGCGGCCTCGCAGACCTCGGCCATCGCGTTGATGAAGGAGATCTTCGTGGCGAGGAAGGCGTTGGCGGCCACTTTGACCAGCTCGGCCGTGGGATAGTCGGTGATCACCATCGGGATGTCCATCTCCAGCATGGAGGCGTACACCTCCCGCATGACCTTCTCCGCCCTGTCGGAGGCGACGCCGAGCACGATCCGATCGGGGTGCAGGGTGTCCTTCACCGCGAAGCCCTCGCGGAGGAACTCGGGGTTCCACGCCAGCTCGGCGCCCGCGCCGATGGGGGCCAGCTGTGCGAGTTTGTCGGCCAGGCGCTGGGCGGTGCCGACCGGAACCGTGGACTTGCCGACGACCAGGCACTCGCGCCTCAGGTGAGGGGCCAGTGACTCGATCGCGGCGTCCAGATAGGACACGTCCGCCGCGTACTCTCCCGGCTTCTGGGGGGTGCCCAGGCACAGGAAGTGCACGTCTCCGAAGGCCGCGGCCTCCTCGTACGAGGTGGTGAAGCGCAGCCGCCCGTTGGCCAGGTTGCGCCGCAGCATCTCCTGCAGGCCCGGTTCGTAGATGGGCAGGTCGCCGGCCTGTAGGCGGCCGATCTTCTCCGCGTCCACGTCGAGGCTGAGGACTTCGAAGCCCAGCTCGGCCATGCAGGCGGACGTCGTCGCACCGAGGTATCCGGTTCCCACCATCGTCAGGCGGTAGGCCACTGGTGCTCCTTTCGGTTCTGCCCGATTATTTGCCGCCAGAGTATCGGCATCTAACACTTCCACTTTGCCACCTGCGTAAACGTGGAGGGGTATACCACATGGGGTGGAGCGCTCCAGCGTTTGTTGGACGTCCTACTATTTCCCTATGAGCTACCCTCTCTACGCACTACCCGAGGAGCACCAGATGCTCCGCGAGACGGTCCGCGCCCTCGCCGACGAGAAGATCGCCCCTCGCGCCGCCGAGGCCGACGAGACCGGGGAGTTCCCCTCGGACGTATACAAGGCCCTCGTCGCGGCGGACCTGCACGCCGTGCACATTCCCGAGGAGTACGGCGGCGCCGGTGCCGACGCGCTCGCGACGGTCATCGTCATCGAGGAGGTGGCGCGGGCCTGCGCCTCGTCCTCACTGATCCCCGCCGTCAACAAACTCGGGACCGTCCCGCTGCTGCTGTCGGCCTCCGAGGAGCTCAAGCAGCAGTACCTTCCACCGGTCGCGCGGGGTGACGGGATGTTCTCGTACGCCCTGTCGGAGGCGGAGGCGGGCAGCGACGCCGCCGCCATGAAGACCCGCGCGGTCGCGGACGGCGACCACTACGTGCTCAACGGCGCCAAGATGTGGATCACCAACGCCGGTGTGTCGGACTACTACACGGTGATGGCCGTCACCGAGCCGGGCGTCGGGGCCAAGGGCATCTCCGCGTTCGTCGTGGAGAAGGCCGACGAGGGCGTCAGCTTCGGTGCCAAGGAGCGCAAGCTCGGCATCAAGGGCTCCCCGACCCGCCAGGTCATCCTGGAGAACGTGCGGATTCCCGCCTCCCGGATGATCGGCGACCCCGGCACCGGTTTCAAGACCGCCCTGGCCACCCTGGACCACACCCGCATCACCATCGCCGCCCAGGCGCTCGGCATCGCCCAGGGCGCGCTGGACTACGCGATCGGCTACATCAAGGAGCGCAAGCAGTTCGGCAAGGCCGTCGCCGACTTCCAGGGCGTCCAGTTCATGGTCGCCGACATGGCGATGAAGCTGGAGGCCGCCCGCCAGCTCACCTACGTCGCCGCCGCCAAGTCCGAGCGTGCCATGCACGGCGAGCCTCAGGCCGACCTCACCTTCATCTCCAGCGCCGCCAAGTGCGCCGCCTCCGACGCCGCCATGGAGATCACCACCGACGCCGTCCAGCTCCTCGGCGGGTACGGCTACACCAGGGACTACCCGGTCGAGCGCATGATGCGCGATGCCAAGATCACCCAGATCTACGAGGGCACCAACCAGATCCAGCGCGTGGTGATGGCCCGCCAGCTGCTGAAGTAGGGCCTGAACAGCGGAGGTCCGGTCCGGGCGAGGCTCTCGGACCGGACCTCGCATGTGCCGTTACAGGGCCGGCGGGAGACGGTCCACAGCAGGTCGGCCACACCGCAGAACAGATGCGGCGGTACATGAGTGACCATCTGCCCCCTCATTACTCATCGATCGCACTGTGCGATAATTCCACAGTTAGGCAGCTTTGGCCTTTCCCCCGGGCTAAGTGACGGAAGGGACAGGTATGGAGATCACGCCACAAGCAGTCGTCATCCCCAAGGAGACCGACCACCTCGAACAGGGGAAATACGGTCCCATCTTTCCGAAGACGCCCGCGTGCTACGGGTTCACCATCATCGCGAGGGTCAAGCCCGGCCGGGCCGGCACCATCCGCGACTACGGTTACACGCTCGCCAAGGCGCTGGAAGCCGATCCGCATATCCTCGCCCCGCTCAAGCTGCACTACCTGCGCTGGGTGCTCTTCGACGACGACACGCGATTCATGTACCAGGGGATCTTCGACACCGACTTCGACAAGTACACCGAAGACGCCATCGCGCTCTTCTCGCAGGCGGGGGTGAACACGGCCTTCGAGAACCTGGAGGGGTTCCCCGAGGACTGGAAGACCAACCCTGACGCGTTTGTCAGGTTCGTCCGTGAGCACCAGTGCCCGAGCTTCATCGAGTACGGGGAGTATCCGTACTTCACCGCCGACGAGATCAAGAAGGCTTTGCGGATCAAGGGCGCTCTGTCGGAGATGCTCGATCAGCTGCAGTGAGTTCATCGGAGGTGCTCGATCGGCTGCAGTGAGTTCATCGGAGGTGCTCGATCGGCTGCAGTGAGTTCACCCGCATGACCTGTTCGGAGATGAGATGGACGAGTTCAGGAGTGCACGCACGTACAACCAGAATCATGCGCCGCGCCCGTATGCCCCTGGTCGGCGGCGATTGAGCGTATACGTTTCGTGGAGCTATCCGGCCGAGGCCGGCAGAAACCCGGCCGAGCTCGACAACCGGTTCTCCACGATGACCGAAGTGCGGCGCGTGACCTGGCCGGCCTATGAGGAGCCACAGTGGTCCGACCCGCTCCGGTTCCAGCAGGGCATATCAGGAGGACTGGAACTGTTCTTCTGGGGCTGGCTGCCGTTCCAGCAGTTCGTCGAAGAGGCCACCGGATACGCCGTACCCGTGTACCAACGCGTCGATCAAGCCGGTTTCCATACTCCGCTGGATGAGCGGGTGCTGGCGGATACCGACACGTTGTTCGTGTGGGGGCTGGATCACATGATCACTGGGCAGGATGCCGCACCCGAGGAGATCGAGGCGCTGCGGCGGTTCCTCACCCGGGAAGGGACCTGCCTGGTCCTGGGGCCGCATCACGATGTCGGGGCATCGGACGACCTGGCCGTGCGCGACATGGAGTACCACCATCACGGCGACGCCTTGGTGCCGCGCCAGCAACGGTTCGGCAGGTACACCCGGTCCTTGATGGAAGGGCTCGGGGTGCCCGTCGAGAACCGCTACGGGTTGCGTCCTGCGGTGCGGGAAGCAGGAAAGATCACCCCGTTGTCCGTTGTCCGGGATCTGGACACCAAGGGCTGGTTGGCAGGGGTGACCCACTTCAACTTCCACATGCACCTACCGCACTACGCGGTGACCACCGACGATCCGAACGTCATCCATGTGCTGGGCAGGCAGCCGATCGACATGTCCAAGCCACACCCGTTCACCGAGGCCGGCAACACCGAGTTCAACATGTTCCTGTGGATGCCGCCGAGCGGTGATCGGGCCGGTGATGTGCTCATGGCGGACACCACGATCTTCAGCTCGTTGTTCGGCGTCGACGAGAGCTTGCGCGCCTTCTGGGGAAACATCGTCTCGTCGAAGTAGCGCCGCAGGAAGGTGGGTTCTCGTGGCCGAACAAACGCAGCATGTCGCGCTTGAACTCGACGATATCCAACGCGGGGTTCTCAGCCCTCGGCCGACCCCGTACGCGGCCACCTACGTCCTGTTCCGCATCGACGACCGCGTGCACGGGCGGGAGCTGATGCGGCGCGCGAGCGCGGTGGTGACCTCGGCCGCGGATTCGATGAGTCCCCTGGGCGAGACCTGGGTGAGCGTCGCGGTCACTTATCACGGCCTCAAGGCGCTGGGCGTGCCACAGGAATCGCTGGACACGTTCGCCTGGGAGTTCCGGCAGGGGATGGCCGCACGGGCGAAAGTGCTGGGCGACATCGACGAGAGCAGCCCCGAGAACTGGGAGGCACCGCTTGGCACGCCCGATGTCCACGTGGTGCTGGTGGCGCTCGCGCCTGACAGCGTGCAGCTGGAGGCCGCCATCGATCGCGCCCGCCCGGTATACGACGGCCTCCCCGGTGTGACGGCGATCTGGCGGCAGAATTGCCACGCGCTGCCTACCGAGACCGAACCCTTCGGCTATCGCGACGGCATCAGTCACCCTGCGGTCGAGGGCAGTGGCATTGCCGGGTCGAACAAGCTGGAAGTGCCGCTCAAGGCCGGTGAGTTCGTGCTCGGTTACCGTGATGAGATCGGCGGCCTCCAGACCACGGAGCCCGAGGTGCTGGGACGCAACGGCACCTATGTGGTCTTTCGCAAGCTTCACCAGCGTGTCGCCCTGTTCCGGCAGTATCTGAAGGACAACTCCACCTGCCCCGAGGATGAGGAGCTGCTGGCGGCGAAGATCATGGGACGCTGGCGCAGCGGCGCGCCGCTGGCACTCAGCCCGCTGCACGACGACCCCGACCTTGGCGCCGACCGACACCGCAACAACGACTTCCTGTACGCGCGGGACGATCCGGCGGGTTTCACGACTCCCGGCGGCTGCCACGTCCGCCGGGGCAATCCCCGCGACGCGTCGGTGGCCGGAGCACCGAGGCTGCACCGCATGATCAGACGTGGCACCGCGTACGGCCCGCCGCTGCCCGAGGGAGTCCTGGTGGACGACGGGGCCGATCGGGGGCTGATGTTCGCGTTCGTCGGCGCGCACCTCGGGCGGCAGTTCGAGTTCGTCCAGTCCGAATGGATGAACGACGGCGTCTTCTTCGGCGCGGGCAAGGCGAGGGATCCCGTCATCGGGGCCAATGACGGCTCCGGTGACTTCATCATTCCCCGGAGGCCGGTACGGCGGCGCCTGCCGGAGCTTCCGCGGTTCGTCGTCACGCGCGGCGGCGAGTACTGCTTCATGCCCGGACTGAGCGCCCTGCGCTGGCTCGGCGATCTCCAGGACTGAGGTACGGCGGCGCTGTCGCCCTGGCAGCGAACCTCGACCGGTGAACGTGGCGGCGTGCGGAGGGCGCGGCGATTCGGCGGGAGGCCGATCACCCGGGTACGCATGAGGGTGTTTCCTTTCGAGTGACGCGAACCGTGCAGAGGGAGGTACGGCCTAAGCCGCGCCCGCTCGTTACTCGCCCTCGTGGGTGAGTGTCCGCAGGAGGCGCGCCTTCAGTTCCTCCCGGTCGACACCGGCCAGGGCGAGCGAGCGCGGCACGGTGCCGACCTGCGCCTGCAGGATTCCGAGCAGCAGATGCGCCGGCCGTAGATCCTTCTTGCAGCCGACGGAGGAGAAGCCTCGTTCGAGCGCGAGTTTGGCCGATGCCCCCAAGTGCGTCGAAGGCTTGCCGATGTCGCTCGGCCGAGGGAGGTCAAAGGTGGCCAGAGACACCCCGGCCCCGTTCAGGCTGTGCTCGAACTCGCGATCCAGCGCCTCGCGGATCGCCCGACGGTCGAGCCCGGCCGAGGCCAGAACCTGATGTGTGGTGGTCTCCCGCTCGGCGGCGATCGCCAGCAGGAGATGGTGTGCCTCGATCGTCGCCGATCTGTCGTGGTGCGCGGCGCGCCCTCCCCGCTCGATGATGGTGTTGATGTACTCGTCGATGGCGGCCATCGTCAGCGCCTCCTCAGCGTCACGCCCGCGGTGATGAGCCGCTTGGCGTGTTTCTTGTGGACCGCCTGGCGTGTCACGCCGAGCGCCTCGGCGACCTGCGGCCAACTCCAGCCCGCTCGCATCGCCTGCTCGACGGCGGCGTCCTCTATCTGGTCGGCCAGGCGTCTCAACGCCGCCACGGCCGCCAGCGCGTCAGCGGGCTCCCGGGAAGCGGGACTCTCAACGTCGGACATGCAAGCAACCCTAGTTGACTAATTCTCGATTGGTCAACATGAGTTGCTAAGAGTGTCGCCGACCGCACCAGCCGAGGGGAGCGCCGACAACGAGTGCGCCGCCGTGCTCGGGCCGGGGGTCTCCACGCTTAAGGAGAGCGGACGGGGGCGATCGCCCTCGCGTGGCCGGTACGGCGGCTGAGGGGGCGCGAGGCGGCCGGAGTGGCCGCCTCCGTCGACGTGCGGGGGTTCCTACCGGTCGGCGAGGGGGATGACCGTCCGGACGTGTGGTGCGGACTGGGGGCAGCCCGGCGGGGGACCCATCGTCTCCGAGCGAGAGATCACCGTGAAGGAGGCCTCAAGGTTGGTGAGCTTCAGAAGCTTGAGGACCACGGGGGGAGCTCCGGCCAGGAGTAGCGGTGTGTCGTGTTCGCGTGCGTACCGTTTGATACCGATCAGCGCGCTCAGGCCGCAGGCGTCGATGAAGGTGACCCCGGAGAGGTCGATGATGACCGTGCCGGGGCAGGCGTCGACGGCTTCCTGTGCGCAGTCGGACAGTTCCGGCCTGGTGGCCAGATCGAGCTCACCGGCCACCGTGATGACCACGAAGCCGCTCGCGTGTTCGCTCGTGAGTTGAAGTGCGTTCATCGCCCACTTCCCTGCAGGCTCACGTGAATGTACGTATCCGGCCGGAGAGCGTCACTCTGACGTCCGGCCCCAGCTCGTCTCCCCGGTCGCGCCTTACCTGGCGCGAAGAAGGATGGACGATCTGAAGCCACGATACTCCTCAACGGTGCGAACCATCGCTTTCCGTGATCGTATAGCTTCGAAGCGAAGTGTAGATGCCTACCCGTATATGTGCCAGCTATTCAAGGAAACAGTTTGCGGGTGGCGCCTGTCCGCCCTCGGTCCGAGGGGCGGGAAAGGGGGTGCGGGTCGGCACTGAAAGCCGCTCTGAGCTGGGAAGATTCAGTTCGGCGAGTGGCTCGGAGTCAGGGTGTCGAGCGCCTCGCGCAGGCTGCCGCGCACCTCGAAGTGCCGGTCGATCTCCGCGCGCAGCCGGGGAGCGACGGCCAGGTCAAGCTCGCCTGTCGCCCGCACAACCGCGCAGGGACCGCTGCGCCACGCCTGAACGTCGAATGTTGAGATCACGGTCATCACCTCCGTGCGCCACTGACTGCCCTGACCGAAGATTGTCATGCGCATAAATCACTTTTTGCAGATGTTCTCCGTGGCCGTCCTCGCCGTCGGAGTCGCAGAGGGGGAGGCGGTCGGAGTCGACGGCGTGGCCGTCCCCTTCACGGTGACCTTCTTCGCCGGCGCGTGTTTCAGGCCGACGACCACCTCGATCGTGTCACCGAGGTTCTCCACCCGGCGCGACTCCGCGCCGGGTAGCGCGGCGGCGACGGTGCGCGCCGAGTCCTCGCGGCCCGGGCCGTACCGGACGACCGTCTTTTCGAAGCCCTTCTGCGGGGTGTTGCCGGCCGTCTCGGGCACCAGGAATCCGACCCGCTGCAGCTCGGTCCTGGTCTGCGCGCCCAGCCCCTTGATCGTGGTGCCGTTGAGAACCCTGAGGGAGATCCGCGCGGGCGGCACGGTCAGCGCGGGAGCCGAGGGGGAGGCCGAGGCGCTCGGGGTGGGCGTGGACTTGACGGGTTTGGAAGGCTTGACGAGCGTCTCGTCGGCGGCGATCCGGCGGAACAGCTCCTTGGCCGCCTCGGAGTCCCAGAGCACGGCGGACTCGCCGGTCGGCGTCCGGTGGTCGACGTCCGCGAGCGGGACCGTGGCGAAGGTCACGTCGTCCGTGGAGACGTTCTTGAGCTGGTCGGCCAGGCCGAGCAGGTCCTTGCGGAGCGCGTCGTCCACCCGGACCGTGTCGAGGGCGGTGTCGACGAACGAGGCCAGCCTGACCGGGTTGGTGAGCGTGTCGCCGCTGAGCGCCTGGTTCAGCAGTGCGGAGATCACCTGCTGCTGGCGGTCGATACGGTCGAGGTCGGAGCGGGCGGTGGCACGGGTGCGGGCATAGGCGAGGGCCTTGACGCCGTCGAAGGAGTAGGTGCCCGGCTCCAGGTTGAGCGCGGTCTTCGGGTCGTTGATCGGGACCGGCGTGCAGACCGAGATGCCGCCGAGCGCGTCGACCACGTTGATGAAGCCGAGCACGTTGACCTCGACGTAGTGGTGGAGGGTCAGGCCGGTGGCCGCCTGCACCGTGCGTGTCGCGAGCTTGGGTCCGCCGAGCTGGTAGGCCGCGTTGATCTTGTGCTGGCCCTTGCCGGGGATCGTCGTCCAGGTGTCGCGGGGGAGGCTGACCACGGTGACCCTGCGATGGTCCTCCGACAGGTGCATCACCATCATGGTGTCGGTGCGCTCACCGCTCTCGCGGCCCAGCTTGAGCTGGTTCTGCTGCTTGCGGGTGAGGTCGTCGCGCCTGTCGACGCCGACCACCAGGATGTTCATCGCGCCGGTGCTCGGCCGCGACCCCTGCAACCCCGCGTCGACCGACTTGATCTTCGTCGTCGCGTAGTTCGTCAGCGCCCACGTCACTCCGGAGCTGCCCAGGACCAGGCACGAGAGTGTGCCCGCGATGACGAGGCCGCGTCGCCTGGTGCGGGCACCCCTGGCTGACCTGCGGTCACGTCTCGGGTTCAATCGGATGCTGCCGTAGGCGTCGCCGCCCACCTGCACACCCGAATCCTCATGCGGGTCACGCATGCATGGCCCCCTAGGCTCCTGCTGGGTCGATGAGGTACCCGTTAGTACAGTAGCGTGAGCGACGCCATGAAGCAGTTCCCCGACTCGCCCGCGCCGGCGTCGTC
This window contains:
- a CDS encoding DUF397 domain-containing protein, which codes for MLRDSRNPDGPKLFFTRSEWDAFVGGVKLGEFDN
- a CDS encoding UDP-glucose dehydrogenase family protein, whose protein sequence is MVGTGYLGATTSACMAELGFEVLSLDVDAEKIGRLQAGDLPIYEPGLQEMLRRNLANGRLRFTTSYEEAAAFGDVHFLCLGTPQKPGEYAADVSYLDAAIESLAPHLRRECLVVGKSTVPVGTAQRLADKLAQLAPIGAGAELAWNPEFLREGFAVKDTLHPDRIVLGVASDRAEKVMREVYASMLEMDIPMVITDYPTAELVKVAANAFLATKISFINAMAEVCEAAHADVKQLSLALSFDDRIGGKFLNPGLGFGGGCLPKDIRAFMARAGELGADQALTFLREVDAINMRRRARMVDLARELAGGSFRNCTVAVLGAAFKPNSDDIRDSPALDVAVKISEQGGRVTVYDPVAQENARRAHPGLSYGISALEAARDAHVVLLLTEWQEFITMDPEELGSVVASRKIVDGRNALDAETWRASGWHYRALGRP
- a CDS encoding acyl-CoA dehydrogenase family protein; this translates as MSYPLYALPEEHQMLRETVRALADEKIAPRAAEADETGEFPSDVYKALVAADLHAVHIPEEYGGAGADALATVIVIEEVARACASSSLIPAVNKLGTVPLLLSASEELKQQYLPPVARGDGMFSYALSEAEAGSDAAAMKTRAVADGDHYVLNGAKMWITNAGVSDYYTVMAVTEPGVGAKGISAFVVEKADEGVSFGAKERKLGIKGSPTRQVILENVRIPASRMIGDPGTGFKTALATLDHTRITIAAQALGIAQGALDYAIGYIKERKQFGKAVADFQGVQFMVADMAMKLEAARQLTYVAAAKSERAMHGEPQADLTFISSAAKCAASDAAMEITTDAVQLLGGYGYTRDYPVERMMRDAKITQIYEGTNQIQRVVMARQLLK
- a CDS encoding Dyp-type peroxidase, whose amino-acid sequence is MAEQTQHVALELDDIQRGVLSPRPTPYAATYVLFRIDDRVHGRELMRRASAVVTSAADSMSPLGETWVSVAVTYHGLKALGVPQESLDTFAWEFRQGMAARAKVLGDIDESSPENWEAPLGTPDVHVVLVALAPDSVQLEAAIDRARPVYDGLPGVTAIWRQNCHALPTETEPFGYRDGISHPAVEGSGIAGSNKLEVPLKAGEFVLGYRDEIGGLQTTEPEVLGRNGTYVVFRKLHQRVALFRQYLKDNSTCPEDEELLAAKIMGRWRSGAPLALSPLHDDPDLGADRHRNNDFLYARDDPAGFTTPGGCHVRRGNPRDASVAGAPRLHRMIRRGTAYGPPLPEGVLVDDGADRGLMFAFVGAHLGRQFEFVQSEWMNDGVFFGAGKARDPVIGANDGSGDFIIPRRPVRRRLPELPRFVVTRGGEYCFMPGLSALRWLGDLQD
- a CDS encoding Clp protease N-terminal domain-containing protein, which gives rise to MAAIDEYINTIIERGGRAAHHDRSATIEAHHLLLAIAAERETTTHQVLASAGLDRRAIREALDREFEHSLNGAGVSLATFDLPRPSDIGKPSTHLGASAKLALERGFSSVGCKKDLRPAHLLLGILQAQVGTVPRSLALAGVDREELKARLLRTLTHEGE
- a CDS encoding STAS domain-containing protein; translated protein: MNALQLTSEHASGFVVITVAGELDLATRPELSDCAQEAVDACPGTVIIDLSGVTFIDACGLSALIGIKRYAREHDTPLLLAGAPPVVLKLLKLTNLEASFTVISRSETMGPPPGCPQSAPHVRTVIPLADR
- a CDS encoding LCP family protein translates to MRDPHEDSGVQVGGDAYGSIRLNPRRDRRSARGARTRRRGLVIAGTLSCLVLGSSGVTWALTNYATTKIKSVDAGLQGSRPSTGAMNILVVGVDRRDDLTRKQQNQLKLGRESGERTDTMMVMHLSEDHRRVTVVSLPRDTWTTIPGKGQHKINAAYQLGGPKLATRTVQAATGLTLHHYVEVNVLGFINVVDALGGISVCTPVPINDPKTALNLEPGTYSFDGVKALAYARTRATARSDLDRIDRQQQVISALLNQALSGDTLTNPVRLASFVDTALDTVRVDDALRKDLLGLADQLKNVSTDDVTFATVPLADVDHRTPTGESAVLWDSEAAKELFRRIAADETLVKPSKPVKSTPTPSASASPSAPALTVPPARISLRVLNGTTIKGLGAQTRTELQRVGFLVPETAGNTPQKGFEKTVVRYGPGREDSARTVAAALPGAESRRVENLGDTIEVVVGLKHAPAKKVTVKGTATPSTPTASPSATPTARTATENICKK